A single Paenibacillus sp. FSL R5-0517 DNA region contains:
- a CDS encoding glycine betaine ABC transporter substrate-binding protein: MIPKIPLASWIESIVDWMSSSLSGLFNVISVVIQAVVGFFSGLFMLPHPLLFIAILGVLAFLVGRLPLTLFTVIGFLLVDNLGYWSQSMDTLGLVITSGLISILIGVPVGIWLAYSKTAARIITPLLDFMQTMPAFVYLLPAVTFFSLGVVPGVIASVIFAIPPTIRLTHLGIRQVSGELVEAADAFGSTSMQKLFKVQLPLALPTVMSGINQTIMLSLSMVVIASMIGAQGIGAEVYRAVTQLQIGKGFEAGLAVVVLAIVLDRFTQNLFMPGRKKTSRVTAKQKAWITAAATFLVLVAGFSQYFVGGTTSAGGNNSAANAVGKEVNYQIIGIDPGAGIMKSAAKAIEDYKLTDWTLIEGSGAAMTATLDKAIKNEEPIIITGWTPHWMFNKYDLKYLEDPEKSFGDAEEIHTIARKGLKEDHPVAYEFLSRFKWTSDEMGEMMTAIQEGTSAEEAAKAYAEKHADQVAEWTKGLTPVNGDAFKLSYVAWDSEIASTNLLKYVMENELGYKVNALQVEAGPMWTGVASGDVDASPAAWLPLTHADYWERYKDQVDDLGANMTGVRTGLVVPKYMTDVNSIADLETGATSSSAPSASANVGKEVNHQIIGIDPGAGIMRSTASAIEKYGLSDWKLVEGSGAAMTATLDKAVKNKEPVIVTGWTPHWMFNAYDLKYLEDPEGVYGEAEQIHTIARKGLKEDKPVAYEFLDRFSWTTEEMGEIMIAIQNGEDAQQAAAAYAEKHSDQVAEWTKGLTPVNGDPIKLSYVAWDSEIASTNLLEYVLKEKLGYNVTSLQVEIGPMWTGIANGDVDATPAAWLPLTSSDYYNKYKDQIDDLGPNMDGAKTGLVVPTYMDINSIEDLKDN; the protein is encoded by the coding sequence ATGATTCCCAAAATACCACTAGCATCGTGGATTGAATCCATCGTTGACTGGATGAGCTCCTCGCTCTCCGGATTGTTTAATGTAATCTCTGTTGTTATTCAGGCAGTAGTCGGATTCTTCTCCGGGCTGTTCATGTTGCCCCATCCGCTTCTGTTCATTGCGATACTGGGTGTTCTAGCGTTCCTCGTAGGTCGCCTCCCATTGACACTATTTACGGTGATTGGATTCTTACTGGTAGATAACCTTGGGTACTGGTCCCAATCCATGGACACACTCGGCCTGGTTATCACTTCAGGATTAATCTCCATTCTGATTGGTGTTCCGGTCGGAATCTGGCTGGCATATAGCAAAACTGCAGCACGCATAATCACACCGCTGCTTGACTTCATGCAGACAATGCCTGCATTTGTCTACTTGCTGCCTGCAGTTACATTCTTTAGCCTTGGTGTCGTACCAGGTGTTATCGCATCCGTTATTTTTGCGATTCCACCAACGATTCGTCTGACTCATCTGGGTATCAGACAAGTATCTGGCGAATTGGTTGAAGCAGCCGATGCATTCGGCTCGACCTCCATGCAGAAGTTGTTCAAAGTACAGCTTCCACTCGCTTTGCCTACCGTGATGTCCGGTATTAACCAGACGATCATGTTGTCATTGTCCATGGTTGTTATTGCATCCATGATCGGTGCACAAGGTATTGGTGCGGAAGTCTATCGTGCGGTAACACAGCTGCAAATCGGTAAAGGTTTTGAAGCCGGTCTTGCCGTTGTTGTACTCGCGATTGTATTGGACCGTTTTACACAAAATCTGTTTATGCCAGGTCGCAAAAAGACCTCACGCGTTACAGCAAAGCAAAAAGCATGGATCACGGCTGCGGCAACATTCCTTGTGCTTGTCGCTGGTTTCTCACAATACTTCGTTGGTGGCACAACTTCCGCTGGTGGCAACAATTCAGCAGCCAACGCTGTAGGTAAAGAAGTTAATTATCAGATTATTGGTATCGATCCAGGGGCGGGTATCATGAAGTCCGCTGCAAAAGCGATTGAAGACTACAAGCTGACTGACTGGACTCTGATTGAAGGCTCTGGTGCAGCCATGACAGCCACGCTGGACAAAGCAATCAAAAATGAAGAACCTATCATCATTACAGGTTGGACTCCGCACTGGATGTTCAACAAATATGACCTGAAATATTTGGAAGATCCAGAGAAATCTTTTGGTGATGCGGAGGAGATTCATACCATCGCCCGTAAAGGTTTGAAAGAAGATCACCCTGTTGCGTATGAATTCCTGTCCCGATTTAAGTGGACATCCGATGAAATGGGTGAAATGATGACTGCCATTCAGGAAGGTACCTCTGCTGAAGAAGCAGCTAAAGCATATGCCGAGAAGCATGCTGATCAGGTTGCTGAGTGGACCAAAGGTCTGACTCCAGTGAACGGTGATGCATTCAAACTAAGCTATGTGGCTTGGGATTCCGAAATCGCAAGTACCAACTTGCTGAAATATGTGATGGAAAACGAACTTGGTTACAAAGTTAACGCTCTGCAAGTAGAAGCTGGGCCAATGTGGACAGGTGTTGCCTCAGGCGATGTAGATGCCTCTCCAGCAGCTTGGTTGCCATTGACACACGCTGACTACTGGGAACGTTATAAAGACCAGGTGGACGACCTGGGTGCAAACATGACGGGTGTACGTACGGGCCTCGTGGTTCCTAAATACATGACGGATGTAAATTCGATTGCAGATCTGGAGACAGGTGCTACTTCTTCCTCCGCTCCATCGGCAAGTGCCAATGTAGGTAAAGAGGTCAATCATCAAATTATCGGTATCGATCCGGGTGCCGGAATTATGAGATCTACAGCAAGCGCCATTGAGAAATATGGTTTGTCTGACTGGAAACTGGTTGAAGGTTCAGGAGCCGCAATGACAGCTACGCTGGATAAAGCAGTAAAAAATAAGGAACCGGTCATCGTTACTGGTTGGACACCACATTGGATGTTCAACGCGTATGATCTGAAATATCTGGAGGATCCAGAAGGCGTCTACGGTGAAGCCGAGCAGATTCATACCATTGCCCGCAAAGGGTTAAAGGAAGACAAACCTGTCGCTTATGAATTCCTTGATCGCTTCTCTTGGACAACCGAAGAGATGGGTGAGATTATGATCGCTATTCAGAATGGAGAAGATGCTCAGCAAGCTGCTGCCGCTTATGCAGAAAAGCATAGTGACCAGGTGGCTGAGTGGACCAAAGGTCTAACTCCAGTGAATGGTGACCCCATCAAACTAAGTTATGTAGCCTGGGACTCCGAAATCGCAAGTACCAACTTGCTGGAGTATGTTCTGAAGGAAAAACTCGGTTACAACGTAACTTCTCTTCAAGTTGAAATTGGTCCAATGTGGACTGGCATCGCCAACGGTGATGTAGATGCTACGCCAGCTGCGTGGTTACCACTTACTTCATCCGATTATTACAACAAGTATAAGGATCAGATCGATGATCTCGGTCCGAATATGGACGGTGCCAAAACAGGTCTGGTTGTTCCAACCTATATGGACATCAACTCTATTGAAGATTTAAAAGATAATTAA
- a CDS encoding GbsR/MarR family transcriptional regulator, producing MGLDHLQEEQQATVLKIRKRVIEAIGRNMDLYGVTLSTGHLYGLLFFADKPMTLDDMGREMEMSKTSMSTGVRTLLDLKMVNKVWSKGSRKDLYEVEYDWHQTFTDYFAIKWRKAVESNLQVLRKSIEELNRLVEDLDEETDVELIRTLMEDKHKILQAEAYYKWLDRLIDTMEDEEIYKLVPKEEIKEHL from the coding sequence ATGGGCTTGGACCATTTACAAGAGGAACAGCAGGCAACCGTGCTGAAGATTCGTAAGCGCGTTATTGAAGCCATTGGACGTAATATGGATCTTTACGGGGTTACGCTGTCTACGGGACACTTATATGGATTGCTATTTTTTGCAGACAAACCAATGACCCTTGACGATATGGGACGGGAAATGGAAATGAGCAAAACGAGTATGAGTACAGGTGTACGAACACTGCTGGATTTGAAAATGGTAAATAAAGTGTGGAGCAAGGGCTCCAGAAAAGACCTATATGAAGTGGAATATGACTGGCATCAGACGTTTACGGATTATTTTGCGATTAAATGGAGAAAAGCCGTGGAGAGTAACCTTCAGGTTCTACGCAAATCGATTGAAGAACTGAATCGACTAGTTGAAGATCTGGATGAAGAGACGGATGTTGAACTAATCCGGACCCTGATGGAAGACAAACATAAGATTTTGCAAGCGGAAGCATATTACAAATGGTTGGATCGATTGATTGATACCATGGAAGATGAAGAGATATACAAGCTGGTTCCGAAGGAAGAGATCAAGGAACATCTATAA
- a CDS encoding immunity 17 family protein, producing MQEQPVLIALFAIAAGIFSLLGGINNWDWFMKSFRAGIFVKTIGRQGARVVYGILGVVMIVIGVLLLLIDKV from the coding sequence ATGCAAGAACAACCCGTATTAATCGCACTATTTGCCATCGCGGCAGGAATTTTTAGTTTGCTCGGTGGGATCAACAATTGGGACTGGTTTATGAAGAGCTTTCGAGCAGGGATTTTTGTGAAGACCATTGGACGGCAGGGCGCAAGAGTGGTATATGGTATTCTCGGTGTTGTCATGATTGTCATTGGTGTATTACTGCTACTGATTGATAAAGTGTAG
- a CDS encoding 5'-nucleotidase C-terminal domain-containing protein translates to MQSKQIKSWLRLFLAVVLLITGAIPAGLFNSKAAAADEPLTVTQALALGSDDSTATVEGYVVGTYSNGPSVNSNPPFTVDTNFAIADSPTERDISKMMPVQVPTSVPRSTFGLLSNPSLYQSKVRINNGTLSQYFTSKGIRSVASTTFQLMDETPETEVANVTANPSSGEVPAGTQVTLGTTTVGAAVYYKLNDENAFLPYTVPITVNNAIHIEAYAHKEGLLDSAIALFNYTIVDNTPILISDARNKPENTSVTVQGIVTYREESGGMANLYIQDENAGIVIRGTDSTVEPGDRIEAYGPLTIYNGLLQIEKDKAGFPGGYIKILDKAQEIPEPLVLTSKDFTPAEGGGKGAGGIYEGMLVEVHGVTVTRSSSSTFFATDVDGGEITIYAKNSPTALSTGKTYEKVTGVMTYHTSYGLELIPRTATDVVENLLSVTASVPSGGIVKGSTVTLSSPTAGAEIYYSVDGTEPTQTSTLYSGPITVDEDTVVKAIAVSGGNTSHVYSFTYTVLQELDNLRIHDIQGASHSSLYDGLAVQNVEGIVTHIVNASSFYMQEIPGMEDDDIKTSEGILIYKSTHGMAVGNKVSVSGQVKEYATATTELATTEIVATAITVEGENQTLPEPVILGKDGRMIPNVIDSDQFGEFNPDVDAIDFYESLEGMRVQLDQATIVGPYSSEPGLAVVIDNGPNNPLRTPAGGVILTGDGVEPFESSLNPQRLFINKKPSQAVKTGDKLDGSVKGVMTYSNGNFKVIPEGNLPAITPSSLAQAITNIQPTDDKLTIATFNVENFSQKDAARAVKIGGIVVNNLKNPDIIGIMEVQDNDGATDSGNTAADASFQTLIDAIAAKGGPTYKYTDIAPENNKDGGAPGANIRVGFLYKESRVSLKEGIKGNATTAIQVGADGSLSNNPGRIAPGDEAFASSRKPLAAEFEFNGERVVVIANHFNSKGGDLKPFGSIQPATRSSEVQRAKQAALVNGFVKDLLDKDPEVNVAVLGDFNDFQFSNTLNIVEGNELDNLVNELPENQRYSYIYDGNSQTLDHILVSKNLTETAAIEVVHVNADFEAADGRVSDHDPLLAQLSIGEPVEEGDFNLRVLHTNDTHAHLDNIPRRVTAIKEARNDNTLVLDAGDVFSGTLYFNLFNGLADLEFMNMIGYDAMTFGNHEFDKGPSVLKEFIEKAEFPFVSANIDYSKDANLSGLYNDNIGNPGEKSEIYPAIITEVNGERVGIFGLTTPDTVSLSSPGDDLKFVDYKASAQATVQMLQNEGINKIIALTHLGYSEDLKLAESVEGIDIVVGGHSHTILKEPIMVGSQDEPTLVVQTGEYDVSLGQLDVTFNEAGILKKWNGKLLSLDAKDANDQFVYADDVEAANKLKDYAPQLEQFKKTVIGKTNVFLDGERGTVRKQETNLGNLMTDGMLEKVKSIVKENDVKGYIAIQNGGGIRASFQTGDITLGNLLTVMPFGNNLSALKMTGKEITAALENGVSGVETGEGRFPQVAGMRFYYDSTKPGEKIDATTNTVTQEGQRVVKVQIKNADGTYSDIDPNGYYIVATNSFMANGGDFYRAMRTAKDDNRFYELNLVDYEIFHEHLDRVGTVNQKTEGRSMDLKGTPLPGDGNGSNPGNGGGNNGSNPGSGNSGGGSTTPTQPVTPTTPTTPTNPTNPTTPTVPGNEGGTSPTTPGVDLKDIGNHWAAAAIEQAISRGIVNGYQDGNFRPNAPATRAEFIVMLARAFELPASNKALTFKDAAGIPAWAQTFIAQAVEQGIISGYTDDTFRSSGKVSRVEMTVMLVRALGLPVQSNPTLSFADADKVPTWAVPYIAAAYDAGLVKGTGQNRFNPLVEATRAEVVTLLLSAIELQKQ, encoded by the coding sequence ATGCAAAGTAAGCAAATAAAGAGTTGGCTTCGATTATTCTTAGCTGTGGTGCTGTTGATTACCGGAGCTATACCTGCTGGCTTATTCAACAGCAAAGCCGCCGCAGCTGACGAGCCATTAACGGTTACACAGGCGCTCGCTCTTGGTTCGGATGATTCAACCGCTACAGTTGAAGGTTATGTTGTAGGGACCTACAGCAACGGTCCAAGTGTAAATTCGAATCCACCCTTTACTGTAGACACCAATTTTGCTATTGCGGATAGTCCAACCGAAAGAGATATTAGCAAAATGATGCCTGTGCAGGTACCCACATCTGTTCCTCGCAGCACGTTCGGACTACTAAGCAATCCCTCCTTGTATCAATCCAAAGTGCGTATTAACAACGGTACGTTATCTCAATATTTCACTTCTAAAGGTATACGCTCCGTTGCATCAACAACCTTTCAGCTCATGGATGAGACACCCGAAACGGAAGTAGCCAATGTTACAGCTAACCCATCTTCAGGGGAAGTTCCGGCAGGAACACAGGTGACCCTAGGAACAACTACAGTCGGTGCTGCCGTATATTACAAGTTAAATGATGAAAATGCGTTTCTTCCTTACACAGTTCCCATTACGGTAAATAATGCCATACACATTGAAGCCTATGCACATAAAGAAGGCTTGCTGGATAGTGCAATTGCTTTGTTTAATTACACCATCGTGGACAATACGCCAATCTTAATCTCTGATGCCAGAAACAAACCGGAAAACACTTCAGTTACCGTTCAGGGGATTGTCACCTATCGAGAGGAATCCGGAGGGATGGCAAATCTATACATTCAGGATGAGAATGCCGGTATCGTCATTCGGGGCACGGATTCAACTGTGGAGCCCGGTGACCGGATAGAAGCATATGGTCCGCTCACCATTTATAACGGTCTGCTCCAGATCGAGAAGGATAAAGCAGGATTTCCAGGCGGATATATCAAGATTTTAGACAAAGCACAAGAAATTCCTGAACCGCTTGTATTGACCTCCAAGGATTTTACACCTGCTGAAGGCGGAGGTAAGGGTGCGGGCGGCATTTATGAAGGAATGCTTGTCGAAGTTCATGGGGTTACAGTGACAAGAAGCAGTAGTTCCACCTTTTTTGCGACAGATGTCGATGGTGGAGAGATCACGATCTATGCCAAGAATAGCCCCACTGCACTATCAACAGGCAAAACATACGAAAAAGTGACAGGTGTCATGACTTACCACACAAGCTATGGACTGGAACTAATCCCGCGTACAGCAACGGATGTTGTCGAAAATCTGCTTTCTGTTACAGCTAGTGTTCCGTCAGGTGGTATTGTCAAAGGATCAACCGTGACCTTATCCTCACCAACAGCAGGAGCGGAAATTTATTATTCGGTTGATGGAACAGAACCAACCCAAACATCTACGCTTTATAGTGGCCCGATTACAGTAGACGAAGATACCGTGGTTAAAGCGATCGCCGTATCAGGCGGCAATACAAGTCATGTATATAGCTTTACGTACACCGTTCTTCAGGAACTGGACAACCTGAGAATTCACGATATACAAGGCGCATCTCATAGCTCCCTGTATGATGGTCTGGCTGTCCAGAATGTTGAAGGTATCGTGACTCATATTGTAAATGCAAGTTCGTTCTATATGCAGGAGATCCCTGGCATGGAAGATGACGATATAAAAACATCTGAGGGTATCCTTATTTATAAATCCACTCATGGCATGGCGGTAGGCAACAAAGTCAGCGTATCCGGTCAAGTGAAGGAATATGCGACAGCAACGACCGAGCTGGCGACAACAGAAATAGTGGCTACAGCAATTACGGTTGAGGGTGAAAATCAGACACTGCCTGAACCTGTGATCCTTGGGAAGGACGGACGAATGATCCCTAACGTCATTGATTCGGATCAGTTCGGTGAGTTTAATCCGGATGTGGATGCAATCGACTTTTACGAGAGCTTGGAAGGCATGAGGGTGCAACTCGATCAAGCCACGATTGTCGGTCCGTATTCAAGTGAGCCAGGGCTGGCAGTCGTAATCGATAATGGTCCGAACAATCCGTTACGAACACCTGCAGGAGGCGTCATTCTGACAGGAGATGGTGTAGAGCCGTTTGAGAGTTCACTTAATCCGCAACGACTGTTCATCAATAAAAAACCATCCCAAGCGGTCAAAACGGGAGACAAGCTGGATGGCTCTGTGAAAGGGGTTATGACATACTCCAATGGGAACTTTAAAGTGATTCCTGAGGGTAATCTTCCGGCAATCACACCGAGTTCTCTTGCACAAGCCATAACCAATATTCAACCTACGGATGACAAATTAACGATTGCAACGTTCAATGTAGAGAATTTCAGTCAAAAGGATGCGGCTAGAGCGGTTAAAATTGGCGGTATTGTTGTAAATAATCTGAAAAATCCAGATATTATTGGCATTATGGAAGTACAAGATAATGATGGAGCAACCGACAGTGGAAACACTGCTGCGGATGCGAGCTTCCAGACTTTAATTGATGCAATTGCTGCCAAAGGTGGTCCCACGTATAAATACACAGATATCGCTCCGGAAAATAACAAGGATGGCGGAGCACCAGGTGCCAACATTCGAGTTGGGTTCCTATATAAGGAATCAAGAGTGTCCTTGAAAGAAGGAATTAAAGGTAATGCGACAACAGCAATTCAGGTAGGCGCTGACGGCAGTCTCTCCAATAACCCGGGTCGTATTGCACCAGGGGATGAGGCGTTCGCCAGCTCCCGCAAACCGCTTGCCGCTGAATTCGAATTCAATGGTGAACGTGTAGTGGTGATTGCCAACCACTTCAATTCCAAAGGCGGAGACCTGAAACCGTTTGGAAGCATACAGCCTGCCACTCGAAGCAGTGAAGTTCAACGTGCGAAGCAAGCTGCGCTGGTGAATGGCTTTGTGAAAGACTTACTAGATAAAGACCCAGAGGTAAATGTTGCTGTTCTCGGTGATTTCAATGACTTCCAATTCTCAAATACCTTGAACATTGTTGAGGGTAATGAACTGGACAATTTGGTAAACGAACTGCCAGAAAACCAGCGGTACTCCTACATCTACGACGGCAACTCTCAGACGCTGGATCACATCCTGGTGAGCAAAAATCTGACTGAAACGGCAGCCATCGAAGTGGTGCATGTGAATGCAGATTTTGAGGCAGCGGATGGACGGGTGAGTGACCATGATCCACTGCTCGCACAATTAAGTATTGGAGAGCCGGTGGAAGAAGGAGACTTCAACCTGCGCGTACTGCACACGAACGATACCCATGCGCATCTGGATAACATTCCGCGCCGAGTTACGGCAATCAAGGAAGCACGCAATGATAACACGTTGGTGCTGGATGCAGGGGACGTTTTCTCAGGCACATTGTACTTCAATCTGTTTAATGGTTTGGCTGATCTGGAGTTCATGAACATGATCGGATACGATGCCATGACCTTCGGTAATCATGAGTTTGATAAAGGTCCGAGCGTACTGAAAGAATTTATTGAGAAAGCAGAATTCCCATTCGTGAGCGCCAATATTGATTATTCAAAAGATGCGAATTTGAGTGGTTTGTACAACGATAACATCGGGAATCCTGGTGAAAAATCCGAGATCTATCCGGCGATTATTACGGAAGTGAATGGTGAGCGAGTTGGTATTTTTGGACTGACGACACCGGATACAGTATCTCTTTCTTCACCGGGAGATGACTTGAAGTTTGTAGATTATAAGGCAAGTGCACAAGCAACCGTACAGATGCTGCAAAATGAAGGTATCAATAAAATCATTGCTTTGACTCACCTCGGCTACTCAGAGGATCTGAAATTAGCTGAGTCCGTAGAAGGAATCGACATTGTGGTAGGTGGGCATTCACACACCATTCTGAAAGAACCGATTATGGTGGGCAGCCAGGATGAGCCGACATTGGTTGTACAAACTGGTGAATATGACGTGTCTCTTGGTCAATTGGATGTTACGTTTAATGAAGCAGGTATATTGAAAAAGTGGAACGGCAAATTGCTGAGTCTGGATGCAAAAGATGCTAACGACCAATTCGTCTATGCTGATGATGTGGAAGCCGCAAACAAGCTGAAAGATTATGCGCCTCAGTTGGAACAATTCAAGAAAACGGTTATCGGTAAAACGAATGTCTTCCTGGATGGAGAACGGGGCACTGTGCGGAAACAGGAAACCAATCTAGGAAACCTGATGACAGACGGCATGCTGGAAAAAGTGAAATCCATTGTAAAGGAGAATGATGTCAAAGGATACATCGCGATCCAGAACGGCGGCGGCATTCGAGCTTCATTCCAGACAGGCGATATTACGCTGGGTAATCTCTTGACTGTGATGCCATTCGGTAATAACCTGTCTGCGTTAAAAATGACAGGTAAGGAAATCACAGCCGCGCTGGAAAATGGAGTAAGTGGTGTGGAAACAGGAGAAGGGCGCTTCCCGCAAGTGGCAGGTATGCGGTTCTACTACGATTCCACGAAACCGGGCGAAAAAATTGATGCTACGACCAACACCGTAACCCAAGAGGGCCAACGTGTGGTCAAAGTTCAGATTAAAAATGCAGATGGTACGTACTCGGATATCGATCCGAACGGGTATTATATCGTTGCTACCAATTCATTCATGGCTAACGGTGGAGACTTCTATCGTGCGATGAGAACGGCGAAAGATGATAATCGATTCTACGAATTGAATCTGGTCGATTATGAAATCTTCCATGAACATCTGGACCGTGTAGGTACAGTTAATCAAAAGACCGAAGGACGCAGTATGGATCTGAAGGGCACGCCACTTCCTGGTGACGGAAATGGAAGTAACCCTGGTAATGGTGGCGGCAATAATGGCAGTAATCCGGGCAGTGGCAACAGTGGTGGAGGATCTACAACACCTACTCAGCCGGTAACTCCAACCACACCGACTACGCCAACCAACCCTACGAACCCTACTACACCAACCGTTCCTGGTAATGAAGGAGGTACGAGTCCAACCACTCCGGGTGTAGACCTGAAAGATATCGGGAATCACTGGGCAGCAGCTGCCATTGAGCAGGCCATTTCCCGGGGAATTGTGAACGGGTATCAGGATGGTAATTTCCGTCCAAATGCACCAGCCACACGCGCCGAATTCATTGTTATGCTGGCAAGAGCATTTGAACTTCCAGCCAGCAACAAGGCTTTGACGTTTAAGGATGCTGCTGGCATACCTGCGTGGGCGCAAACCTTTATTGCCCAGGCAGTGGAGCAAGGCATCATTAGCGGGTATACGGATGATACCTTCCGTTCATCGGGCAAAGTATCTCGTGTAGAGATGACGGTTATGCTCGTCAGAGCACTCGGTCTTCCGGTACAGTCCAATCCGACACTGAGTTTCGCGGACGCAGATAAAGTACCAACCTGGGCTGTTCCATACATCGCTGCTGCTTATGATGCAGGACTGGTGAAGGGAACAGGGCAAAATAGATTTAACCCTCTCGTTGAAGCAACACGTGCGGAAGTGGTGACCTTGTTATTGTCGGCAATTGAATTGCAAAAGCAATAA
- a CDS encoding glycine betaine/L-proline ABC transporter ATP-binding protein has protein sequence MTILEVKNVSKLFGPQTEQGLQLLEQGWGKEKLAKEKQITVGVNRVNMDIKEGEIFVIMGLSGSGKSTLVRMFNRLIEPTSGEILVHGKDLRKMNKEQLREVRRKTISMVFQKFALFPHRTVLDNVEYGLEIQKVDKEVRREKAKTSLELVGLKGWEDKMPDELSGGMQQRVGLARALANDPEVLLMDEAFSALDPLIRRDMQDELIELQDKMKKTIIFITHDLDEALRIGDRIALMKDGAVVQIGTPEEIMIQPANSYVARFVEDVDLSKVLTASHVMRRPETITLDRGPRVALELMRERGISNLFVIDRSKKLLGVITAEDATRAMRENKVLNDILITDGPTVAPETLIHELFEMVSSAHVPLAVVGENGRLQGVIVRGALLGALSGEVAVKEELVNDSQNTTSIVD, from the coding sequence ATGACCATACTTGAAGTGAAAAACGTAAGTAAATTGTTTGGGCCCCAAACCGAGCAAGGTCTGCAATTACTGGAGCAAGGTTGGGGTAAAGAAAAGTTGGCCAAAGAAAAACAGATAACGGTTGGTGTCAACCGGGTCAACATGGATATTAAGGAAGGCGAGATTTTCGTTATTATGGGGCTGTCCGGGAGTGGTAAATCCACACTGGTTCGGATGTTCAATCGTCTGATTGAACCAACATCCGGAGAAATTCTGGTCCATGGTAAGGATCTACGCAAGATGAACAAAGAACAATTGCGCGAAGTGCGCCGGAAAACGATTAGCATGGTCTTCCAGAAGTTTGCGTTATTCCCGCACCGTACCGTTCTTGATAATGTGGAGTATGGATTGGAAATACAAAAAGTAGATAAGGAAGTTCGCCGGGAGAAGGCAAAAACCTCACTTGAGCTGGTTGGCCTGAAAGGCTGGGAAGACAAAATGCCAGATGAACTCAGTGGCGGGATGCAGCAACGTGTCGGCTTGGCGCGTGCACTTGCCAATGACCCGGAAGTACTACTAATGGATGAAGCCTTCAGTGCACTTGATCCATTGATTCGTCGTGATATGCAAGATGAGTTGATCGAGCTTCAGGATAAAATGAAAAAGACCATTATTTTCATTACCCATGACTTGGACGAAGCGCTGCGCATCGGCGATCGTATTGCCCTCATGAAAGACGGCGCAGTTGTGCAGATTGGTACACCGGAAGAGATTATGATTCAACCGGCCAACTCATACGTGGCCCGCTTCGTCGAAGACGTGGATCTGTCCAAGGTCCTTACAGCATCCCACGTAATGCGTCGCCCTGAAACGATTACACTTGATCGTGGTCCTCGTGTTGCCCTCGAATTAATGCGCGAACGCGGAATTTCCAACCTGTTTGTCATTGACCGTTCGAAAAAACTGCTTGGTGTCATCACAGCTGAAGATGCTACCCGTGCGATGCGCGAAAATAAAGTATTAAACGACATTCTGATCACAGACGGGCCTACTGTTGCGCCTGAGACTTTGATTCATGAATTATTCGAAATGGTAAGTTCAGCCCATGTGCCTCTCGCTGTTGTTGGTGAGAATGGCCGTCTGCAAGGTGTTATCGTCCGCGGTGCCCTGCTGGGTGCACTTAGCGGTGAAGTTGCAGTAAAGGAGGAACTTGTGAATGATTCCCAAAATACCACTAGCATCGTGGATTGA